Proteins encoded within one genomic window of Bremerella alba:
- a CDS encoding sigma-54-dependent transcriptional regulator — MMNQAQLLLIDDDRHVLDSMGSWLREIGYGVDQASNLNQAIALIDDRPYDLILADVRLGDEDGFDVLRHCHTHHPGTTVIMITGYGTVETGIEALRAGAFDLLTKPLIDEELDMAIQRALSQQKVMQENQQLKQQLDLRFGLENIIGHDHRMLRIFDMVDSVADTRATVLITGESGTGKSLLARAIHRRSNRRDQPFIEVACGALPENLLESELFGHVAGSFTGATGNKLGKFKAADKGTIFLDEIGTAPQSMQVKLLRVLQELQFEPVGGTETETIDTRVVLATNENLASLVDRGQFRQDLFYRVNVINLELPPLRERISDIPRLAGHFLAEVCQDTGRRVQGFSAEAVAALQRYKWPGNVRELQNVVERAVLLSKNDEITPDDMPSSIASGAPVSVSRSTGTSLKEALEGPERQIIREVLESNGWNRNETADQLGINRTTLYKKMKKLGLEELAGQRLGM, encoded by the coding sequence ATCATGAACCAAGCTCAACTGCTGCTGATTGACGACGACCGCCATGTCTTGGATTCGATGGGAAGCTGGCTGCGCGAAATTGGTTATGGAGTCGATCAGGCCTCTAACCTCAACCAAGCCATTGCCTTGATCGATGACCGTCCTTACGACCTGATCTTGGCCGATGTCCGCCTAGGAGACGAAGACGGTTTTGATGTGTTGCGACATTGCCACACGCATCATCCTGGCACCACCGTGATCATGATTACCGGTTACGGGACCGTGGAAACCGGAATCGAGGCGCTGCGTGCAGGGGCATTCGACCTGCTCACCAAGCCGTTGATCGACGAAGAGTTGGATATGGCCATCCAACGGGCTCTCTCGCAACAAAAGGTAATGCAGGAAAATCAACAATTAAAGCAACAGCTTGATCTGCGTTTCGGGCTAGAAAATATTATTGGCCACGACCATCGCATGTTGCGCATTTTCGACATGGTCGACAGCGTTGCCGACACGCGAGCCACGGTTTTGATCACCGGCGAAAGTGGAACAGGTAAGTCTCTATTGGCCCGAGCCATTCACCGCCGTAGCAACCGCCGCGACCAACCGTTTATCGAAGTTGCCTGTGGTGCGTTGCCTGAGAACCTGCTCGAGAGTGAACTTTTCGGTCACGTTGCCGGCTCGTTCACCGGAGCTACCGGTAATAAGCTCGGTAAATTCAAAGCGGCTGACAAAGGAACGATCTTCCTCGACGAAATCGGTACCGCTCCGCAGAGCATGCAGGTCAAACTGCTTCGCGTGCTGCAGGAACTTCAGTTCGAGCCGGTCGGCGGAACCGAAACGGAAACCATCGACACACGTGTTGTTTTGGCAACCAACGAAAACCTGGCCAGCTTGGTCGATCGTGGCCAGTTCCGTCAGGACCTGTTCTACCGAGTGAACGTGATCAACCTGGAACTGCCCCCGCTGCGGGAACGTATTTCCGATATTCCACGGCTGGCGGGTCACTTCCTGGCCGAAGTTTGCCAGGATACCGGTCGTCGCGTGCAAGGGTTTTCGGCCGAAGCGGTTGCCGCTTTGCAGCGATACAAATGGCCAGGCAACGTGCGAGAACTGCAAAACGTGGTCGAACGAGCCGTGCTGCTCAGCAAGAACGACGAGATCACCCCAGACGACATGCCGTCGTCGATTGCCTCAGGTGCGCCGGTTTCGGTAAGCCGAAGCACGGGGACGTCGCTGAAGGAAGCCTTAGAAGGCCCCGAACGTCAGATCATCCGCGAAGTGTTGGAATCGAACGGCTGGAATCGCAACGAAACGGCCGATCAGTTAGGCATTAACCGCACGACTCTTTACAAGAAAATGAAGAAGCTTGGTCTGGAAGAACTGGCCGGTCAGCGGCTAGGGATGTAA
- a CDS encoding response regulator codes for MSINVLVVDDHEVVRSGLVCLFRGTDIEVVGEAVNGSDAIEKALQHKPDVVLMDIRMPEMDGLAALEKLQADSPGTPVVMLSTYDNPTYVARGVALGAVDYVLKGSPREMIVEAIHNAASGSNQPDGSIMARIKGTMAKRHDAKNSEFPLTNREMQVLRHLALGLSNREIGRSLSISIETVKEHVQNILRKVDVTDRTQAAVWAVRQGLV; via the coding sequence ATGTCAATTAATGTGTTGGTTGTCGACGACCATGAAGTTGTTCGCAGCGGCTTGGTGTGTCTCTTCCGAGGCACCGATATTGAAGTCGTTGGAGAAGCAGTCAATGGAAGTGACGCCATCGAAAAGGCACTCCAGCACAAGCCAGATGTCGTCCTGATGGACATCCGCATGCCAGAGATGGACGGCTTGGCTGCTCTGGAAAAGCTGCAAGCTGACTCTCCCGGCACGCCGGTTGTCATGCTCAGCACCTATGACAACCCGACCTACGTTGCACGTGGAGTTGCGTTGGGCGCAGTCGATTACGTTCTCAAAGGTTCGCCAAGAGAAATGATCGTCGAAGCGATCCACAATGCCGCAAGCGGTAGCAATCAGCCCGACGGTAGCATCATGGCTCGCATCAAAGGCACCATGGCGAAACGTCACGATGCCAAGAACAGCGAGTTCCCTTTGACCAATCGCGAAATGCAAGTCCTTCGTCACTTGGCCTTGGGTCTTAGCAATCGCGAGATCGGTCGCTCGCTGAGCATCAGTATCGAAACCGTCAAAGAACACGTACAGAACATCTTGCGTAAGGTCGACGTCACCGACCGCACCCAAGCCGCGGTTTGGGCCGTACGTCAGGGCCTCGTCTAA